The Streptomyces sp. NBC_00576 genome contains the following window.
TATCCGACGACCGCGCCGTACGGCACGCCCGACGCGAGTTCGCGCAGTACCTGGCGGTTGAAGCCGGAGATCAGGGACCAGTCGAGCGGCAGCTCGAACTCGTGCCGCTCGCCCGCGAAATACGCCGTGAACTGGCGTATCGCCTCGGCCAGGAGCGGGGACCCGGGCTCCTCGACGGGGTCCGCGCCCAGCCGGGAAGCGAGCCGCTCGACAGTTTTCTCGCGCACCGACTCCGTGGCGTGGAACACCACGTTCACCAGGCCCTCGTGCGTCGCGGCCAGCAGCAGCGGGCCGATGCCGGTGCCGACGACCGCCCACACGACCCTCTGCCGGTTCCCCGGGTCCTGCCGTCCGTCCCGCCCATCGCTGTCCATGCGACCCACCGTACGACCCACCACTGACAATGCCCGGCGCTCGGTCCCGAGCGAGCGCGGACGGTCCATGAGTGACAGCGGATGGACAGCGGAGGGACAACGGGAAAAGAAGTGCGACACAGACACAGATTGAAAGGAGTTGCCCGAGTCCACACACTCCTGCCGCACAAGTGGGGCAAGGCCGTGTTTCTTTGCCGGAAAATCGTTCGACCCTTCCGGAGCCAGTCATACTCTCTGCCACAACCCTGACCGCTGGCCGGTCCTGGGACACGGAGGCATTTCAGGGAATTCCGGGATGCAACAGGGCGGAAGGGCAGCCGCGCATGCAGGGCACGGTCGACGGTTTCAGCTACGGACTCGTCACACCGCTGGTGGCCTACCTCATGGCCTGCCTGGGCGGTGCGCTGGGCCTGCGCTGCACCACCAGATCGATGCTGGTCGCCCAGTCGTGGCGACCAGGGTGGCTGGCACTCGGCTCGGCCGCGATCGGCTCCGGCATATGGACCATGCACTTCGTGGCGATGATGGGGTTCACCGTCAAGGAGACCCCGGTCAACTACGACATGTGGCTGACCTTCGCCAGCCTGGGCGTCGCCATCCTCATGGTCGGCATCGGGATCTTCATCGTCGGCTACCGGGGCGCGAGCGGAACCGCACTGTTCACCGGGGGCACCATCACCGGCCTCGGCATCGCCTCCATGCACTACCTGGGCATGGCCGGAATGCGCCTCAACGGGAAGCTGGAGTACAACACCCTCACCGTCTCCGCGTCGGTCGTGATAGCCGTCGTGGCCGCCACCGCCGCCCTGTGGGCGGCCGGACAGATCCGCGGCTTCCTGTGGAGCGTGGGCGCCAGCCTCGTCATGGGACTCGCCGTCAGCGGTATGCACTACACGGGCATGGCCGCCCTGAGGGTCCACGTCCACACCGCGTCCGGGAGCCCGGAGGGAGACTCGCCCGCAGCCCTGCTCGCCCCCCTGATGATCGGCCCTCTGGCCTTCCTCCTGCTGGCCGGCGTCGTCGTGATGTTCGATCCGCTGATGGTCATGGGCAAGTCCGACCGGCGCCCCGCCGAGAACAAGCCCGGCATCCCGGCCCACCCCGCCGTCCCGCACCCCGGCCGACGCCCCCCGCTGCGTCCCGGTCAGCGGCACGAACACCGGAGCTCCCGCACCCCGCAGAACCGGTGATCAGGACCCGTTGTCAGTGGGTGGTCGTACGGTGGATGTCATGCGGCCAGTTTCCAAGATCGAACGCACGGTGGCGCCCTTCGAGGTCGTCAGCCCCTATCAGCCGAGCGGCGACCAGCCGGCGGCCATCGCCGAGCTGGCTCGGCGCATCGAAGCAGGTGAGAAGGACGTCGTGCTCCTCGGCGCGACCGGCACCGGCAAGTCCGCCACCACCGCGTGGATGATCGAGAAGCTTCAGCGCCCCACGCTCGTCATGGCGCCGAACAAGACCCTGGCCGCCCAGCTGGCGAACGAGTTCCGGGAACTCCTCCCGAACAACGCCGTCGAGTACTTCGTCTCGTACTACGACTACTACCAGCCCGAGGCATACGTCCCTCAGTCGGACACCTACATCGAGAAGGACTCCTCGGTCAACGAGGAGGTCGAACGCCTGCGCCACTCCGCGACCAACTCGCTGCTCACCCGGCGAGACGTCATCGTGGTCGCCTCCGTGTCCTGCATCTACGGCCTCGGTACTCCGCAGGAGTACGTGGACCGGATGGTCCCCCTCAAGGTCGGCGAGGAGATCGACCGCGACCAGCTGCTGCGCCGCTTCGTCGACATCCAGTACACGCGCAACGACCTGGCCTTCACCCGCGGCACGTTCCGCGTCCGCGGCGACACCATCGAGATCTTCCCGGTCTACGAGGAACTGGCCGTCCGCATCGAGATGTTCGGCGACGAGATCGAGGCACTCTCCACCCTCCACCCGCTCACCGGCGAGATCATCAGCGAAGACGAGCACATGTACGTCTTCCCGGCCACCCACTACGTGGCAGGTCCCGAGCGCATGGAGCGGGCCGTCAACGACATCGAGAAGGAACTCGGCGAACGCCTCGCCGAACTGGAGAAACAGAGCAAGCTCCTGGAGGCCCAGCGCCTGAGGATGCGGACGACGTACGACCTCGAGATGCTCCGCCAGATCGGCTCCTGCTCGGGAGTCGAGAACTACTCGATGCACTTCGACGGCCGCCTCCCCGGCTCCCCGCCGAACACCCTGATCGACTACTTCCCGGACGACTTCCTGCTCGTCATCGACGAGTCGCACAACACGGTCCCGCAGATCGGCGCCATGTACGAGGGCGACGCGTCCCGAAAGCGCACGCTCGTCGACCACGGCTTCCGGCTGCCCTCCGCGCTGGACAACCGCCCACTGAAGTGGGAGGAGTTCCAAAAGCGCATCGGACAGACCGTCTACCTGTCGGCGACCCCCGGCAAGTACGAGCTGTCCCGCGGCGACGGCTTCGTCGAGCAGATCATCCGCCCCACCGGCCTCATCGACCCCGAGGTGGTCGTCAAGCCCACCGAGGGTCAGATCGACGACCTGGTGCACGAGATCCGCACGCGCGCAGAGAAGGACGAGCGCGTCCTGGTGACCACGCTCACCAAGAAGATGGCCGAGGACCTCACCGACTACTTCCTGGAACTCGGCATCCAGGTCCGCTACCTGCACAGCGACGTCGACACCCTGCGCAGGGTCGAGCTGCTGCGCGAGCTGCGTGCCGGCGAGTTCGACGTCCTGGTCGGCATCAACCTCCTCCGAGAGGGGCTCGACCTCCCCGAGGTCTCCCTGGTGTCGATCCTCGACGCCGACAAGGAGGGCTTCCTGCGCTCCGGCACCTCCCTGATCCAGACCATCGGCCGCGCGGCGCGCAATGTGTCCGGCCAGGTCCACATGTACGCGGACAGGATCACCCCGTCGATGGAGAAGGCCATCGAGGAGACCAACCGCCGCCGGGAGAAGCAGGTCGCGTACAACAAGGAGAGGGGCCTCGACCCGCAGCCCCTCCGCAAGAAGATCAACGACATCGTCGCGCAGATCGCCCGCGAGGACGTCGACACAGAACAGCTCCTCGGCTCGGGCTACCGCAAGTCGAAGGACGGCAAGGGCGCCAAGGCCCCGGTTCCCTCGCTCGGCGGCAAGGCGGCCAAGGAAGCAAGGGCCGGCAAGGGCAAGGCCGGGGCGACGGTGCCGACCGACCGTCCCGCGGCCGAACTCGCCGACGAGATCGAGGAGATGACGGCACGCATGCGTGCCGCGGCGGCCGACCTGCAGTTCGAGATCGCCGCCCGGCTGCGTGACGAGGTGTCGGAGATGAAGAAGGAACTGCGGCAGATGAAGGAGGGGGGCCTGGCCTGACTGCCGCACGGGGCACACGGGGTGCCGGCCGCCGCACCGATCGGGCACCCCGACCCGCCTGCGCGACCTGCGTCGTACGCGCAGTGTTGCAACACCGACACAAAGTGCGCCCGAGGCTTCGGCACTGTCAGTGCTCCTGCGTAGGGTTCAGGTCATCCGCGGACCCCGCGGAAACAGGGGACGGCTCGAGAGGGGAACAGCGCGTGGTGGACGTATCCAAGGGCGGAACGCCCAGTGGCAGCGTCAATCTGACCAAGGGTCAGGCCATCAACCTGCAGAAGAACGACGGGGGGACCCTGGCCGCGGTGCGCATGGGCCTCGGTTGGCAGGCGGCTCCCCGGCGTGGCCTGTTCGGCTCGCGTACGCGGGAGATCGACCTCGACGCCTCCGCCGTGCTGTTCGCCGACAAGCAGCCCGTCGACGTGGTGTTCTTCCGTCACCTCGTGAGCGACGACGGTTCTGTGCGGCACACCGGTGACAATCTCGTCGGCGGTGTCGGACAGGGTGGTGACGACGAGGCGATTCTCGTCGACCTGCCGCGGGTGCCGGTCCACATCGACCAGATCGTCTTCACCGTGAACTCCTTCACGGGCCAGACCTTCCAGGAGGTGCAGAACGCCTTCTGCCGTCTGGTCGACGAGACCAACGGTGACGAACTCGCCCGCTACACGCTGGACGGTGGCGGCCAGTACACGGCCCAGATCATGGCGAAGGTGCACCGCGCGGGCACAGGCTGGAAGATGACCGCCATTGGCACGCCTGCCAACGGCCGCACCTTCCAGGACCTGATGCCGGCGATCCTGCCGCACCTGTAACCGGGCCCGGGCAGCCCACGAACAAGAGAACGACACGGGGGGACGAAGGCGATGACGGCCGAGCTGGTCCGGGGGCAGAACCATCCGCTCTCCCAGGTCCGCCTCGAAGTGCGGATCTCGGCCGACGCGCCGATCGTGGCCGCGGCCACGATCGGCGACGAGCAGGGCAAGGTCCACGGCGTCGAATGGGTGGCCCACCCCGGCGCGCCCACGCTCCCCGGTCTGGAGGTCTCCAGGCAGGCTGCGGCCGATCACCGGCTCGCCGTGGACCTGGGTGCCATGCCGGAATCCGTGCACCGGATCAGCGTGCTGCTCGCGCTGCCGTCCGGTGTGGGCGGCCCGGCCCGTTTCGGTGCCGTAGCCGCACCCTTCGTCGCCGTCACCGGCCTCGACGGCACCGGGGTCGCCAGTTACACGATCACGGGCCTGGAGGCCGAGTCGGCTGTGGTCGCCCTGGAGCTCTACCGCAGGCAGGACGCCTGGAAGGTACGAGCCATCGGCCAGGGATACTCCGGCGGCCTCGCCGAACTCCTCGCCGACCAGGGCCTTCCCGAGGCCCGCCGTCTCGTGGACGCCATCAACGAGGCGGTGTTCCAGGCCCACTCCCGCTCGGTGGCGCCTCCTCCGCCCCGCACGCCCGACAGTGACCGCACCCGTCGGACGACGTCCCCCGCACCCGCGCAGTCAGCGTCGCCGTACGCGGCTCAGGGGCCGCAGGACAGCTCGATTCCCGGCTCACCGGAGCAGGCCGGCTCCGCGGTTCAGGGCGTCCAGGGCGCTGCTTCCGCCGCGCAGCCTTCGTCCCCGTACGAAGTCCAGGACCCGCAGAACACCCCGGCGCAGGCCGGCCAACCGGACGGTTCGCCCCAGGCGGGCCGCGCCGAGGAAGCCGCGCAGACCGACCCCTCCGCCACCGGCCGGCCGTCCGCCCCCGCCGTCGGCGCGCCGATCAACTACAGCCATCCCAGTCGCCGTACCGCTCCGCCACCGGCTCCGCCGACCGCGCCACCGGCCCAGTCCGGACAGC
Protein-coding sequences here:
- a CDS encoding methylated-DNA--[protein]-cysteine S-methyltransferase; the encoded protein is MDSDGRDGRQDPGNRQRVVWAVVGTGIGPLLLAATHEGLVNVVFHATESVREKTVERLASRLGADPVEEPGSPLLAEAIRQFTAYFAGERHEFELPLDWSLISGFNRQVLRELASGVPYGAVVGYGDLAGRVGQPGAAQAVGAAMGANPLPVVVPCHRVVESDGGLGGFGGGLETKRKLLALEGVLPEPLF
- a CDS encoding MHYT domain-containing protein, which gives rise to MQGTVDGFSYGLVTPLVAYLMACLGGALGLRCTTRSMLVAQSWRPGWLALGSAAIGSGIWTMHFVAMMGFTVKETPVNYDMWLTFASLGVAILMVGIGIFIVGYRGASGTALFTGGTITGLGIASMHYLGMAGMRLNGKLEYNTLTVSASVVIAVVAATAALWAAGQIRGFLWSVGASLVMGLAVSGMHYTGMAALRVHVHTASGSPEGDSPAALLAPLMIGPLAFLLLAGVVVMFDPLMVMGKSDRRPAENKPGIPAHPAVPHPGRRPPLRPGQRHEHRSSRTPQNR
- the uvrB gene encoding excinuclease ABC subunit UvrB, translated to MRPVSKIERTVAPFEVVSPYQPSGDQPAAIAELARRIEAGEKDVVLLGATGTGKSATTAWMIEKLQRPTLVMAPNKTLAAQLANEFRELLPNNAVEYFVSYYDYYQPEAYVPQSDTYIEKDSSVNEEVERLRHSATNSLLTRRDVIVVASVSCIYGLGTPQEYVDRMVPLKVGEEIDRDQLLRRFVDIQYTRNDLAFTRGTFRVRGDTIEIFPVYEELAVRIEMFGDEIEALSTLHPLTGEIISEDEHMYVFPATHYVAGPERMERAVNDIEKELGERLAELEKQSKLLEAQRLRMRTTYDLEMLRQIGSCSGVENYSMHFDGRLPGSPPNTLIDYFPDDFLLVIDESHNTVPQIGAMYEGDASRKRTLVDHGFRLPSALDNRPLKWEEFQKRIGQTVYLSATPGKYELSRGDGFVEQIIRPTGLIDPEVVVKPTEGQIDDLVHEIRTRAEKDERVLVTTLTKKMAEDLTDYFLELGIQVRYLHSDVDTLRRVELLRELRAGEFDVLVGINLLREGLDLPEVSLVSILDADKEGFLRSGTSLIQTIGRAARNVSGQVHMYADRITPSMEKAIEETNRRREKQVAYNKERGLDPQPLRKKINDIVAQIAREDVDTEQLLGSGYRKSKDGKGAKAPVPSLGGKAAKEARAGKGKAGATVPTDRPAAELADEIEEMTARMRAAAADLQFEIAARLRDEVSEMKKELRQMKEGGLA
- a CDS encoding TerD family protein, which produces MTKGQAINLQKNDGGTLAAVRMGLGWQAAPRRGLFGSRTREIDLDASAVLFADKQPVDVVFFRHLVSDDGSVRHTGDNLVGGVGQGGDDEAILVDLPRVPVHIDQIVFTVNSFTGQTFQEVQNAFCRLVDETNGDELARYTLDGGGQYTAQIMAKVHRAGTGWKMTAIGTPANGRTFQDLMPAILPHL